The region TGCTCATTTTTACACAGTTCAGGTCAAAAATCTTCCAGGATTTAAACGGATATCCACTTTACCTCTTCCCCTTTTCATCAAGATAGGACAAAATTCCACGCTAAATTTATTAGCGTACCGGCCACTGACCCCCTCCTGACGTCCTGTGTCGTTTTCCCGGCGTGTCGCAACTCATGTTTGCGTAATAAGGGTGAGAGAAGGCAAACGTTTACCTTCATATTTTTCAGGAGCTTAGGATATGGTCTGGAGTGACATTTAATGGCAACAATTAAAGACGTAGCAAAACGCGCAAACGTTTCCACTACAACCGTATCACATGTTATTAACAAAACGCGTTTTGTCGCTGAAGAAACACGTAATGCCGTCTGGGCGGCAATCAAAGAACTGCACTACTCGCCGAGTGCGGTCGCCCGTAGCCTGAAGGTTAATCACACCAAATCGATTGGCCTGCTGGCCACCAGCAGTGAAGCGGCCTACTTTGCTGAAATCATCGAAGCCGTAGAAAAAAACTGCTTCCAGAAAGGCTATACCCTGATTCTGGGCAACGCGTGGAACAACATTGAAAAACAGCGCGCTTACCTGTCGATGATGGCGCAAAAGCGCGTGGACGGCCTGCTGGTCATGTGCTCTGAATACCCGGAGTCGGTCCTTTCCATGCTGGAAGAGTATCGCCACATTCCAATGGTGGTGATGGACTGGGGCGAAGCCCGCGCAGACTTCACCGACTCCGTGATTGATAACGCCTTTGAAGGCGGTTACATGGCGGGGCGTTACCTGGTAGAACGGGGTCACCGTGAGATTGGCGTGATCCCGGGGCCGCTGGAGCGTAACACCGGTGCTGGCCGTCTGGCCGGTTTCATGAAAGCGATGGAAGAGGCGCTGATCACCGTTCCGGAAAACTGGATTGTTCAGGGCGACTTTGAGCCGGAGTCGGGCTATCGCGCCATGCAGCAGATCGTCTCCCAGCCACATCGCCCTACCGCGGTGTTCTGCGGCGGCGACATCATGGCGATGGGCGCGCTCTGCGCGGCGGATGAACTCGGCCTGCGCGTCCCGCAGGACATCTCGGTGATTGGCTATGACAACGTGCGCAACGCCCGCTTCTTTACCCCGGCGCTGACCACCATTCACCAGCCAAAAGATTCGCTGGGTGAAACGGCCTTCAATATGCTGATGGACAGGATCGTCAACAAGCGTGAACAGTCCCAGTCCATTGAAGTCCATCCGCGTCTGATTGAACGCCGTTCCGTTGCGGACGGTCCGTTCCGCGACTACCGTCGTTAATCCTGTTACGGGGTCAGCTATGCTGGCCCCCGTAACCACTCCCGGTTCAGCGTTTCGCTGTCACCAAGATAATCCAGCAGCCAGGCCATGGCGGGTGAGACGTCGTTTTGCTGCCACGTCAGACAGCACGCGGCATCCGGGAAGGGATTTTCCAGCGTCAGCGCCACCCACTCCCCCACGTCGATGCGCGGACGCGCAAAATGCACCGGCACCATGCCAACACACAGCCCCGCGCTCAGACAGGTGGCTGACGACTCCCAGTCCGGCGCGACCACGCGGCGCTGATTATCCAGCAGCCAGGTAATGCGCTTGGGCAGCGAACGGGAAGTATCTTCCAGCACCAGCGAAGGCCAGTTGCGCAAGGTGTCATCGCTCAACGGCCCTTCCAGCGCCGCCAGCGGGTGATCGCGCGCGACCACGCAGGTCCAGCTCAGCATGCCCATGTCGCGAAACGCGTAGCGCCCACCCACCGGGATCGCCTGGGTTGCACCAATCGCCATCTCTGCCCTGCCGTCCGCCAGCGCGTCCCAGACGCCGTTGAACACTTCCTGCGATACACGCAGTTCAACGTCGGAAAAATGACGATAGAAATCGACGATCATCTGCCGGGTCCGTTCCGGCTTAACGATATTATCTACCGCGATTGAGAGATGCCCGCGCCAGCCGTTGGCGATCTGCTGGCACTGCTCGCGGGTGATCTGCATTTTTTTGATAACAGACCGCCCTTCTTTCAAAAACCACGCTCCGGCAGGCGTGAGTTCTACATCGCGATGACGCCGCTCAAACAGCGGGACCGCCAGCCATGCTTCAAGCTGACGCACCGTATAGCTGATAGCCGAAGGAACGCGATGCAGCTCCTGGGCGGCACCGGTGAAGCTGCCGTTACGCGCCACGGCATCGACCACTTCAAGGGAATAATCTGACCACATCTTTTGCCTGCAAAATTTTTGAATGGACCCGCCAAATATTAGCGTTTCACAAGCCGCTTTGCACTCCCTACACTCAGCGCCAACGTACACCTGCCTCCTCAGGAGAATAAACAGTGCAACCCAGGAAAGGATTTTTAGTCTGGCTCGGCGGCTTAAGCGTGCTGGGCTTTTTGGCGACTGATATGTATCTGCCCGCCTTCGCCGCGATGCAGGAAGATTTGCAAACCCCTGCCGCCGCCATCAGCGCCAGTTTAAGCTTGTTCCTTGCTGGCTTTGCTTTTGCGCAATTACTGTGGGGGCCGCTCTCGGATCGTTTTGGCCGTAAACCTGTCTTGTTGCTGGGGCTGGCGATTTTTGCCGTAGGCTGTCTGGGCATGCTGTGGGTCCGCGATGCCGCCTGGCTACTGGCGCTGCGCTTTATTCAGGCGGTCGGCGTCTGTGCCGCAGCGGTCACCTGGCAGGCGCTGGTGACCGATTATTATCCGGCCTCGCGCACTAACCGCATTTTCGCCACCATTATGCCGCTGGTTGGCCTGTCACCGGCCCTCGCCCCGCTGCTGGGCAGCTGGATCCTGGCGCATTTCGACTGGCAGGCCATTTTTGCCACGCTCTTTGCCATCACGCTGGTGCTCATGCTGCCCGCATTCGGGCTTAAACCAGCGCATAAAAAAGAGACACATCCGGACGCGAAGCCCATTACTTTTACCTCCTTACTGCGGGCAAAAGCCTATCGCGGTAACGTGCTGATTTATGCCGCCTGCTCTGCCAGCTTCTTTGCCTGGCTGACCGGTTCGCCGTTCATTCTGCATGATATGGGCTACAGCCCGGCGGCTATCGGCCTGAGCTACGTTCCACAGACCATCGCCTTCCTGGTGGGCGGTTATGGCTGTCGCGCCGCACTGCAAAAATGGGATGGCCAGCAGATGCTGCCCTGGTTACTGGTGCTGTATGCGTTAAGCGTGATTGCGACCTGGGGCGTAGGCTTTATTCCCGGCGCCGGGCTGGCAGAAATTTTGATTCCGTTCTGCGTCATGGCAATCGCGAACGGGGCCATCTACCCTATCGTTGTGGCCCAGGCGTTGCGTCCTTTCCCGCAGGCGACAGGCCGCGCTGCCGCGCTGCAAAATACCCTGCAACTTGGCCTGTGCTTCCTGGCCAGCCTCGTGGTCTCTGCGCTGATTGCCACCCCGCTGCTCACCACCACCAGCGTGATGCTGGTTACCGTTGCGCTGGCAGGGCTGGGCTATCGCATGCAATCCTCTGCCCATCGCGCGCAGACAGAAACGTCGCACGCCTGATTGCATGGGAAATTATGTTAATAACCAGTGATTAGGTTGCTAACAATTTTCTGTTGAATCACCAAATTTTGCGGCCTATACTGAATTTGGTTCGATTAAATACGATAAATATTAAGTGTTAACGGGAGCCGGAGTGCTCCCGTTTTACCATGGAAGGCATTTCGGCAAGGGTCATCTCCCTTCCTCTGTTCTACGTCGGATATTAGCCTCACGGGCATTTACCGTGAGATTTCTCACAAACCAAAAAAGCGTCTACGCTGTTTTAAGGTTCTGATCACAGCAAGGTGATGGAGAAGCTATGAGTTCATCGTGTATAGAAGAAGTCAGCGTTCCGGACGATAACTGGTCCAGGATCGTCAGTGAACTGTTGGGACGTGCGGGCATTACGATTAATGGCGCATCCCCCTCCGATCCCCAGATCAAACATCCCGATTTTTTCAAACTCGTTTTACAGGAGGGATCGTTAGGGCTGGGTGAAAGCTATATGGACGGCTGGTGGGAGTGTGAGCGGCTGGATATGTTCTTCTCCAGCGTATTACGCGCCGGTCTTGAAAAACAGCTCCCTCGTCATTTCAAAGATACGTTACGTATCGCCTCCGCCCGCCTGTTCAATCTGCAAAGTAAAAAAAGGGCGTGGATCGTCGGTAAAGAGCATTACGACCTGGGCAACGATCTGTTCAGCCGTATGCTCGATCCTTTAATGCAGTACTCCTGCGGATACTGGAAAAAAGCGACCACCCTGGAAGAGGCGCAGCAGGACAAACTGCAACTGATCTGCGATAAATTGCAGTTACAGCCCGGTAT is a window of Enterobacter hormaechei ATCC 49162 DNA encoding:
- the purR gene encoding HTH-type transcriptional repressor PurR, which codes for MATIKDVAKRANVSTTTVSHVINKTRFVAEETRNAVWAAIKELHYSPSAVARSLKVNHTKSIGLLATSSEAAYFAEIIEAVEKNCFQKGYTLILGNAWNNIEKQRAYLSMMAQKRVDGLLVMCSEYPESVLSMLEEYRHIPMVVMDWGEARADFTDSVIDNAFEGGYMAGRYLVERGHREIGVIPGPLERNTGAGRLAGFMKAMEEALITVPENWIVQGDFEPESGYRAMQQIVSQPHRPTAVFCGGDIMAMGALCAADELGLRVPQDISVIGYDNVRNARFFTPALTTIHQPKDSLGETAFNMLMDRIVNKREQSQSIEVHPRLIERRSVADGPFRDYRR
- the punR gene encoding DNA-binding transcriptional activator PunR, with amino-acid sequence MWSDYSLEVVDAVARNGSFTGAAQELHRVPSAISYTVRQLEAWLAVPLFERRHRDVELTPAGAWFLKEGRSVIKKMQITREQCQQIANGWRGHLSIAVDNIVKPERTRQMIVDFYRHFSDVELRVSQEVFNGVWDALADGRAEMAIGATQAIPVGGRYAFRDMGMLSWTCVVARDHPLAALEGPLSDDTLRNWPSLVLEDTSRSLPKRITWLLDNQRRVVAPDWESSATCLSAGLCVGMVPVHFARPRIDVGEWVALTLENPFPDAACCLTWQQNDVSPAMAWLLDYLGDSETLNREWLRGPA
- the punC gene encoding purine nucleoside transporter PunC, with amino-acid sequence MQPRKGFLVWLGGLSVLGFLATDMYLPAFAAMQEDLQTPAAAISASLSLFLAGFAFAQLLWGPLSDRFGRKPVLLLGLAIFAVGCLGMLWVRDAAWLLALRFIQAVGVCAAAVTWQALVTDYYPASRTNRIFATIMPLVGLSPALAPLLGSWILAHFDWQAIFATLFAITLVLMLPAFGLKPAHKKETHPDAKPITFTSLLRAKAYRGNVLIYAACSASFFAWLTGSPFILHDMGYSPAAIGLSYVPQTIAFLVGGYGCRAALQKWDGQQMLPWLLVLYALSVIATWGVGFIPGAGLAEILIPFCVMAIANGAIYPIVVAQALRPFPQATGRAAALQNTLQLGLCFLASLVVSALIATPLLTTTSVMLVTVALAGLGYRMQSSAHRAQTETSHA